From the genome of Aliidongia dinghuensis, one region includes:
- the betA gene encoding choline dehydrogenase, whose product MLLIEPRSIAKARDIDSADYIIVGAGSAGSVLASRLTEDGRHTVLVLEHGGSDRSIYIQMPAALSYPMNMARYNWQYETEPEPHLGGRRLNCPRGKVIGGSSSINGLVYVRGNPLDYERWEAEGAAGWGYRQVLPYFRRAEARRTGGNAWRGDAGPLATRTGRLANPLYRVFVEAAIEAGYGATDDMNGARQEGFGAMDMTVKDGVRWSAANAYLKPALKRPNLTLVTHALATGLIFDGSRAIGVRYERDGTLHEVRARREVILAGGPINSPQLLKLSGIGPAAELRALGIPVVQDRPGVGENLQDHLEFYFQVACTRPVTLYGQSGLIGRGLVGARWLLTRTGLGATNHFESGGFIRSRPGIRYPDIQYHFLPLAVGYDGSGLASEHGFQAHVGPMRSKSRGWVRLASRDPHEHPTIRFNYMSHEDDWTEMRACVRLTREIFAQAAFAPYRGREIQPGADVVSDEQIDDFIRQKVESAYHPSCTCKMGRADDPMAVVDAETRVIGVAGVRVVDSSIMPSVTTGNLNAPTIMLAEKAADHILGKPLLDASTADHYEAPDWATAQR is encoded by the coding sequence TCGGCCGGCTCGGTGCTGGCCAGCCGGCTGACCGAGGACGGCCGCCACACGGTGCTGGTGCTGGAACACGGCGGGTCCGACCGCTCGATCTATATTCAGATGCCGGCGGCGCTGTCCTATCCCATGAACATGGCGCGCTACAATTGGCAGTACGAGACCGAGCCGGAGCCGCATCTGGGCGGCCGCCGTCTCAACTGTCCGCGCGGCAAGGTCATCGGCGGCTCCTCGTCGATCAACGGCCTGGTCTATGTCCGCGGCAACCCGCTCGATTACGAGCGCTGGGAGGCGGAAGGTGCTGCCGGCTGGGGTTATCGCCAGGTACTGCCCTATTTCCGCCGGGCCGAGGCGCGGCGGACGGGCGGCAATGCCTGGCGCGGCGACGCCGGGCCGCTGGCGACGCGTACCGGCCGGCTCGCGAACCCGCTCTACCGCGTCTTCGTCGAGGCCGCGATCGAGGCCGGCTATGGCGCGACCGATGATATGAATGGCGCACGCCAGGAAGGCTTCGGCGCCATGGATATGACAGTGAAGGACGGCGTGCGCTGGTCGGCCGCCAACGCCTATCTGAAGCCGGCGTTGAAGCGGCCGAACCTGACCCTCGTCACCCACGCGCTCGCGACCGGCCTGATCTTCGACGGCAGCCGCGCGATCGGCGTGCGCTATGAGCGGGATGGAACGCTGCACGAGGTGCGGGCTCGGCGCGAGGTGATCTTGGCCGGCGGCCCGATCAATTCGCCGCAATTGCTGAAACTGTCGGGCATCGGACCGGCCGCGGAGCTCCGCGCCCTCGGCATTCCGGTGGTGCAGGACCGGCCGGGCGTCGGCGAGAATTTGCAGGACCATCTCGAATTCTATTTTCAGGTCGCCTGCACCCGGCCGGTGACGCTCTACGGCCAGTCGGGCCTCATCGGCCGCGGCCTCGTCGGCGCTCGGTGGCTGCTGACGCGAACGGGGCTCGGTGCCACCAACCATTTCGAGAGCGGCGGCTTCATTCGCTCGCGCCCCGGCATCCGCTATCCCGACATCCAGTATCATTTCCTGCCGCTCGCTGTCGGCTACGACGGCAGCGGGCTGGCGTCGGAACATGGTTTCCAGGCCCATGTCGGGCCGATGCGCTCGAAGAGCCGCGGCTGGGTCCGGCTCGCCTCGCGCGACCCGCACGAACACCCGACGATCCGGTTCAACTATATGAGCCACGAGGACGACTGGACCGAGATGCGCGCCTGCGTGCGGCTGACGCGCGAGATCTTCGCGCAGGCTGCCTTCGCCCCCTATCGCGGCCGGGAGATCCAGCCCGGCGCCGACGTCGTGAGCGACGAACAGATCGACGATTTCATCCGGCAGAAAGTCGAAAGCGCCTATCATCCGTCCTGCACCTGCAAGATGGGCCGAGCGGACGACCCGATGGCCGTGGTCGACGCCGAGACGCGGGTGATCGGCGTCGCGGGGGTGCGTGTGGTCGACAGCTCGATCATGCCGTCGGTCACGACCGGCAATCTGAACGCGCCGACGATCATGCTGGCCGAAAAGGCCGCCGACCACATCCTCGGCAAGCCGCTGCTCGACGCCTCGACCGCAGACCATTACGAGGCGCCGGATTGGGCAACGGCACAGCGCTGA